In Castanea sativa cultivar Marrone di Chiusa Pesio chromosome 6, ASM4071231v1, a single window of DNA contains:
- the LOC142639554 gene encoding uncharacterized protein LOC142639554 has protein sequence MYKLNFDAAVFEDMTALGIGVIIRNDRGRVMVASSSKSHAVVDNEEAEVLVCRKALEFVVDAGFSELIVEGGNANVMHSIRSDWVDLSRLGNLYDDIRCLAACLRRVDFHSIRHCANGVAHSLARYARNLSEDIVWLEDSPPPALEALF, from the coding sequence ATGTATAAACTCAACTTTGACGCAGCGGTGTTTGAAGATATGACAGCTTTAGGTATAGGTGTGATAATTCGAAATGACAGGGGGCGAGTCATGGTAGCTTCGTCATCAAAGAGTCATGCAGTAGTAGACAACGAGGAGGCAGAGGTATTGGTGTGTAGAAAAGCTCTAGAATTTGTAGTGGATGCTGGTTTTTCTGAACTGATTGTGGAAGGCGGCAATGCAAATGTTATGCACTCCATCAGATCAGATTGGGTAGATTTGTCTCGCCTGGGAAATCTCTATGATGATATTCGATGTTTGGCTGCTTGCTTGCGACGTGTGGACTTTCATAGCATTAGACATTGTGCAAATGGTGTAGCACACTCTTTAGCTCGTTATGCTAGGAATCTTAGTGAGGATATTGTCTGGCTAGAAGATTCACCGCCTCCAGCTTTAGAGGCTTTGTTTTAG